One Sandaracinaceae bacterium genomic region harbors:
- a CDS encoding tetratricopeptide repeat protein yields PVEQTPATAGAHDDAAPRHAGAFEDAQGAQDAQGAQDAQGAQDAQGAQDTQDAQDAQEDEEDVPEEVAEGIEEAEFFVAQGLYDAALASLEDLADEYPDSATLRRRIAQIRAASEGPGEELEDESFALAEKLAEELEEDPPAAAGSDILDVEQVFAQFKKGVEEQVDEADSDTHFDLGIAYKEMGLLDDAVVEFEVAMRNPARACSCNTMVGLCRMEQGRTQDAINSFRAGLHAEEKNEREELALYFELANAYEVLRDNNEALYFFEKVRKRDAVFRGVSQRIRKVQAAMAAASEPNASDDDELDAAFDDLLSDD; encoded by the coding sequence GCCCGTGGAACAAACGCCGGCCACCGCTGGGGCGCACGACGACGCGGCCCCCCGCCACGCGGGGGCATTCGAGGACGCACAGGGCGCGCAGGACGCCCAAGGCGCACAGGACGCACAGGGCGCGCAGGACGCCCAAGGCGCACAGGACACGCAGGACGCGCAGGACGCGCAGGAGGACGAGGAAGACGTCCCCGAAGAAGTGGCGGAGGGCATCGAGGAGGCCGAGTTCTTCGTGGCGCAGGGCCTGTACGACGCGGCGCTCGCCAGTCTGGAAGACCTCGCGGACGAGTATCCCGACTCCGCCACGCTGCGGCGGCGCATCGCTCAGATCCGGGCGGCCTCGGAGGGTCCCGGCGAAGAGCTCGAGGACGAGAGCTTCGCGCTGGCGGAGAAGCTCGCCGAGGAGCTCGAGGAAGACCCCCCCGCCGCAGCCGGCAGCGACATCCTCGACGTGGAGCAGGTCTTCGCGCAGTTCAAGAAGGGCGTGGAGGAGCAGGTCGACGAGGCCGACAGCGACACGCACTTCGACCTGGGCATCGCCTACAAGGAGATGGGCCTGCTGGACGACGCCGTGGTGGAGTTCGAGGTGGCCATGCGCAACCCCGCCCGGGCGTGCTCGTGCAACACGATGGTGGGGCTCTGCCGGATGGAGCAAGGTCGCACGCAGGACGCCATCAACTCGTTCCGTGCGGGGCTCCACGCGGAGGAGAAGAACGAACGCGAGGAGCTGGCGCTCTACTTCGAGCTCGCGAACGCGTACGAAGTGCTCCGCGACAACAACGAGGCGCTGTACTTCTTCGAGAAGGTCCGCAAGCGGGACGCGGTCTTCCGCGGCGTCTCTCAGCGCATCCGCAAGGTGCAGGCCGCCATGGCGGC